One Streptomyces sp. NBC_00102 DNA segment encodes these proteins:
- a CDS encoding succinic semialdehyde dehydrogenase, with translation MTDSKAADSQAAGPKTADPKAADPLTAAATPGTNPVAPAPAGVRTAADVVTPDLVARLVRGVVGSGRTANHTPITGEKLADLPESTPEDVATAFERARAAQPAWAATPVRARAAVLLRFHDLVLQRQAEVLDLIQLETGKARLHAHEEVQAVAVASRHYGRKAPAYLRPKRHTGVVPTLTKVTELRQPRGVVGQIAPWNYPLELSVGDALPAFVSGNAVVMKPDTETALTALWARDLLVEAGLPAEVFQVVLGEGPVVGPEVVQRADYVSFTGSTRTGREVAQGAAARLVGVSLELGGKNPMLVLADADVEKAAAGAVRACFSSAGQLCISIERLYVHESVADDFLARFAARTKAMRLGGSLAYGADMGSLAGERQLEAVVRHVDEAVAKGATLVAGGTARPDIGPLFYEPTILEGVEAPMEVCAQETFGPVVSVYRFRDEDEAIALANATPYGLNASVWTKDSRRGHRVAARLNTGTVNINEGYAPAYGSVQSPMGGMKDSGLGRRHGSEGILKYTEAQTVAQQRLIPLAPAFGMDDEKYAAFMSRSLKAMKAFRLR, from the coding sequence ATGACGGACTCGAAGGCAGCGGACTCGCAGGCAGCCGGCCCGAAGACGGCGGACCCGAAGGCGGCGGACCCCCTGACGGCCGCGGCCACCCCGGGCACCAACCCGGTGGCCCCGGCCCCGGCGGGCGTACGCACGGCGGCCGACGTGGTCACCCCCGACCTGGTCGCCCGGCTGGTCCGGGGCGTCGTCGGCTCCGGGCGGACCGCCAACCACACCCCGATCACCGGGGAGAAGCTGGCCGACCTGCCGGAGTCCACCCCCGAGGACGTGGCGACCGCCTTCGAACGGGCCCGCGCCGCCCAGCCCGCCTGGGCCGCCACCCCCGTACGCGCCCGGGCCGCCGTACTTCTCCGTTTCCACGACCTCGTCCTCCAGCGCCAGGCCGAGGTGCTCGACCTCATCCAGCTGGAGACCGGCAAGGCCCGGCTGCACGCCCACGAGGAGGTGCAGGCCGTCGCCGTCGCCTCCCGTCACTACGGGCGCAAGGCACCCGCGTACCTGCGCCCGAAGCGGCACACCGGAGTCGTGCCGACCCTCACCAAGGTCACCGAACTGCGCCAGCCGCGCGGGGTCGTCGGTCAGATCGCCCCCTGGAACTACCCGCTCGAACTCTCCGTCGGCGACGCGCTGCCCGCCTTCGTCTCCGGCAACGCCGTCGTGATGAAGCCCGACACCGAGACCGCGCTCACCGCCCTCTGGGCCCGTGACCTGCTGGTCGAGGCCGGGCTGCCCGCCGAGGTCTTCCAGGTGGTGCTCGGCGAGGGACCGGTCGTCGGCCCCGAGGTCGTCCAGCGCGCGGACTACGTCTCCTTCACCGGCTCCACCCGCACCGGCCGCGAGGTCGCCCAGGGCGCGGCGGCCCGGCTCGTCGGCGTCTCGCTGGAACTCGGCGGCAAGAACCCCATGCTGGTGCTGGCCGACGCCGACGTGGAGAAGGCCGCAGCCGGAGCCGTCCGCGCCTGCTTCTCCTCCGCCGGCCAGCTCTGCATCTCCATCGAGCGGCTCTACGTCCACGAGTCCGTCGCCGACGACTTCCTGGCCCGGTTCGCCGCGCGTACCAAGGCGATGCGGCTCGGCGGCTCCCTCGCGTACGGCGCCGACATGGGCTCGCTCGCCGGAGAACGCCAGCTGGAGGCCGTCGTCCGGCACGTGGACGAGGCCGTCGCCAAGGGCGCCACCCTCGTCGCCGGCGGGACGGCGCGCCCCGACATCGGCCCGCTCTTCTACGAGCCGACCATTCTGGAAGGCGTCGAGGCGCCCATGGAGGTCTGCGCCCAGGAGACCTTCGGTCCGGTCGTCTCCGTCTACCGCTTCCGCGACGAGGACGAGGCGATCGCCCTCGCCAACGCCACCCCGTACGGCCTCAACGCGAGCGTCTGGACCAAGGACTCCCGGCGCGGGCACCGGGTCGCCGCCCGCCTGAACACCGGCACGGTCAACATCAACGAGGGGTACGCCCCCGCCTACGGCAGCGTGCAGTCCCCGATGGGCGGCATGAAGGACTCCGGCCTCGGCCGCCGGCACGGCTCCGAGGGCATCCTCAAGTACACCGAGGCCCAGACCGTCGCCCAGCAGCGGCTGATCCCGCTCGCCCCGGCCTTCGGGATGGACGACGAGAAGTACGCGGCGTTCATGAGCCGCAGCCTCAAGGCGATGAAGGCGTTCCGGCTGCGCTGA
- a CDS encoding protein kinase: MDDYAGRVLADRYRLPLPPNDAYELLETRAFDTYSGQEVLVRQVPLPEVVDAEVLDGDGRPSPVRRATGRAVRRSSDPVVRRAIEAAQAAAQVPDHPRLDQVFDVFAEAGSLWIVSELVPARPLAALLAERPLNPYRAAEIGSDVLTALRVLHAHGWTHRNITVRTVLVCDDGRVMLTGLAAGAAEEALCGYVTVPRPDLEEPELPPRRQEDGNSDDVGDEAGDAYEDGDAYEDEREYAGEGEYEGEGEYAGEGGYPSATPAALPPTPAALPPATPAPAPYTAPDPYAGRPEYAPRPEPRDPYAKGARAYPGAHHPAPVAPPAPVAPPAVVEGGSHELVPRPAAPPAVPQHRPPGPETPPADPGAASAAQLRAARAGAIAAYRAGALAASARVSEEQQRAEEQRLPEERRRAEEQLLAEERRRAEEARLAEEQRLAEASEGPGLLPPPRPAAGALPPLPSGWGRSSADLYPDRYDEEDDEEDDDPEDPGPAAPGRRVHLAGSWEDGHSGRPVPAGGSGADSLRADTRREVLPAARSRAAVERVPAGGWDAVVAAGDQGPVYRGPATPLAAERARQTRIAVVGAVTERWAPEQAGPVHENWQLAPPIGPATDLWALGALLYRAVQGHAPYPEENAAELVQMVCGEPPAFAEECGPLRPVVESLLRQDPAERPDFEELRGWLRSLIRSAPEPEAGSDVVPLPADDATKLPIVRRKGELVRRRRGRRFRSAAQGRHRQGAHGGPGVQAEGGLESLGLHAYPETDEREYREPPQQHAYHQPQETQSRRPPRGPREPKVLRDNGDRPPRRLGRLFLVLILLALAAAVVYAMAFMPKKDSGTRTGAASTPAATGSSAPEAGSAPPAEKPSPSATGKSTEAPGTQDPQTSRSAVALPPGYTLRTDPEGFEVGVLKDWQRSPANSDGQIRYGSDGFSLVVVPGRDTVQANGSDPLAYQRDKEAELQPFRDSSWATAMGLRRVDVGRQAMAEGQYTWQDVNGREVYVRNLAMIVDGRYHVIQVIGPVNERDQVSSIYQQVISSYKVTS; encoded by the coding sequence GTGGACGACTACGCGGGTCGGGTGCTTGCCGACCGCTACCGCCTTCCGCTGCCGCCGAACGACGCCTACGAACTCCTGGAAACCCGGGCCTTCGACACCTACAGCGGCCAGGAGGTCCTGGTCCGGCAGGTACCGCTGCCCGAGGTCGTCGACGCCGAGGTGCTCGACGGCGACGGCCGGCCGTCGCCCGTGCGCCGGGCCACCGGCCGGGCGGTCCGCCGCTCCTCCGACCCGGTGGTGCGCCGGGCGATAGAGGCCGCGCAGGCCGCCGCCCAGGTCCCGGACCACCCGCGACTGGACCAGGTCTTCGACGTGTTCGCCGAGGCGGGCTCGCTCTGGATCGTGAGCGAGCTGGTCCCCGCTCGCCCCCTCGCCGCGCTGCTGGCCGAACGCCCCCTCAACCCCTACCGTGCCGCCGAGATCGGCTCCGACGTGCTTACCGCCCTGCGGGTGCTGCACGCGCACGGCTGGACCCACCGCAACATCACCGTGCGCACGGTGCTGGTCTGCGACGACGGCCGGGTGATGCTGACCGGCCTCGCGGCGGGCGCCGCCGAGGAGGCCCTCTGCGGGTACGTCACCGTGCCCCGGCCCGACCTGGAGGAACCCGAACTCCCGCCCCGGCGGCAGGAGGACGGGAACAGCGACGACGTCGGCGACGAGGCTGGTGACGCGTACGAGGACGGTGACGCGTACGAGGACGAGCGCGAGTACGCGGGCGAGGGCGAGTACGAGGGTGAGGGCGAGTACGCGGGCGAGGGCGGGTACCCTTCCGCGACGCCCGCCGCGCTTCCGCCGACGCCTGCCGCGCTTCCGCCCGCGACGCCCGCCCCCGCCCCGTACACCGCTCCCGACCCGTACGCCGGCCGTCCGGAGTACGCACCGCGGCCCGAACCCCGTGACCCGTACGCGAAGGGTGCCCGGGCGTACCCCGGCGCGCACCACCCCGCGCCGGTCGCGCCTCCCGCGCCGGTCGCGCCTCCCGCGGTGGTGGAGGGCGGCAGCCACGAGCTGGTGCCTCGCCCTGCCGCACCCCCCGCCGTCCCGCAGCACCGCCCTCCGGGCCCGGAGACGCCGCCCGCCGATCCCGGCGCCGCGAGCGCCGCACAACTGCGGGCCGCCCGGGCCGGCGCCATAGCGGCCTACCGCGCGGGCGCCCTCGCGGCCTCGGCCCGGGTCAGCGAGGAGCAACAGCGCGCCGAGGAGCAGCGGCTCCCGGAGGAGCGGCGCCGGGCCGAGGAGCAACTGCTCGCCGAAGAGCGGCGTCGGGCCGAGGAAGCGCGCCTCGCGGAGGAGCAGCGGCTCGCGGAGGCGTCCGAGGGGCCGGGGCTGCTGCCGCCGCCGCGTCCCGCCGCCGGGGCGCTGCCCCCGCTGCCCAGCGGCTGGGGCCGCTCGTCCGCCGACCTCTACCCCGACCGGTACGACGAGGAGGACGACGAGGAGGACGACGACCCGGAGGATCCGGGCCCGGCCGCGCCCGGCCGCCGCGTCCACCTCGCCGGCTCCTGGGAGGACGGCCACTCCGGCCGCCCCGTACCCGCCGGTGGCTCCGGCGCCGACTCCCTGCGGGCGGACACCCGCCGAGAGGTGCTGCCCGCAGCCCGCTCGCGGGCCGCCGTCGAGCGGGTCCCGGCCGGAGGCTGGGACGCCGTGGTCGCCGCCGGTGACCAGGGGCCCGTCTACCGGGGACCCGCGACCCCGCTCGCCGCCGAACGCGCCCGGCAGACCCGCATCGCCGTCGTCGGAGCCGTCACCGAGCGGTGGGCGCCCGAACAGGCCGGACCGGTCCACGAGAACTGGCAGCTCGCCCCTCCCATCGGCCCCGCCACCGACCTCTGGGCGCTCGGCGCGCTGCTCTACCGCGCGGTCCAGGGCCACGCGCCCTACCCGGAGGAGAACGCCGCCGAGCTCGTCCAGATGGTGTGCGGAGAGCCGCCCGCCTTCGCGGAGGAGTGCGGTCCGCTGCGGCCCGTCGTGGAGTCGCTGCTGCGCCAGGACCCCGCCGAGCGGCCCGACTTCGAGGAGCTCCGCGGCTGGCTGCGCTCCCTGATCCGGTCCGCCCCGGAGCCCGAAGCGGGCTCGGACGTCGTACCGCTGCCCGCCGACGACGCCACCAAGCTGCCCATCGTCCGCCGTAAGGGCGAGCTCGTGCGCAGGCGCAGGGGCCGCCGCTTCCGTTCCGCCGCGCAGGGCCGGCACCGCCAGGGCGCCCACGGCGGTCCGGGCGTCCAGGCCGAGGGCGGGCTGGAGTCCCTGGGGCTGCACGCCTACCCGGAGACCGACGAGCGGGAGTACCGGGAGCCCCCGCAGCAGCACGCGTACCACCAGCCCCAGGAGACGCAGAGCCGCAGGCCACCGCGCGGACCGCGCGAGCCCAAGGTGCTGCGGGACAACGGCGACCGGCCGCCGCGCCGGCTCGGCCGGCTGTTCCTCGTGCTCATCCTGCTGGCGCTGGCGGCCGCCGTGGTCTACGCGATGGCGTTCATGCCGAAGAAGGATTCCGGTACGCGCACCGGCGCCGCCTCCACGCCGGCGGCCACCGGCTCCTCCGCGCCTGAGGCGGGTTCGGCACCGCCCGCCGAGAAGCCGTCCCCCTCGGCCACCGGCAAGTCCACGGAAGCGCCCGGTACCCAGGATCCGCAGACCAGCCGCTCCGCCGTCGCGCTGCCGCCGGGGTACACGCTCCGCACGGACCCGGAGGGGTTCGAGGTGGGCGTGCTGAAGGACTGGCAGCGCAGCCCGGCCAACTCCGACGGACAGATCCGCTACGGCAGCGACGGGTTCAGCCTGGTCGTCGTGCCGGGCCGGGACACCGTGCAGGCCAACGGCTCCGATCCGCTGGCCTACCAGCGGGACAAGGAAGCGGAGTTGCAGCCGTTCCGGGACTCCTCCTGGGCCACGGCCATGGGGCTCCGCCGGGTCGACGTCGGCCGGCAGGCCATGGCCGAGGGGCAGTACACCTGGCAGGACGTCAACGGCCGTGAGGTGTACGTCCGCAACCTCGCGATGATCGTCGACGGCCGGTACCACGTCATCCAGGTCATCGGCCCGGTCAACGAGCGCGATCAGGTCTCCAGCATCTACCAGCAGGTCATCTCCTCGTACAAGGTCACCTCCTGA
- a CDS encoding protein kinase, with protein sequence MLAGRYRLEDVLGRGGMGKVWRAQDELLHRTVAVKELTAGLYVAEADRLVLHARTRKEARAAARISHPGVVTVHDVLDHDDRPWIVMQYVDGPSLADSTKENGESTPHEAARIGLGVLGALGAAHAAGVLHRDVKPGNVLLARDGQILLTDFGIAAIEGDSTITRTGELIGSIDYLAPERVQGHDPGPASDLWSLGATLYAAIDGRSPFRRSSPIATMQAVVTDEPSIPPSAGTLGPVIAALLCKDPAGRPSAAETERMLRSVLTGREPRTAQVYVDTRHYPGETRNETAPQATAGGTAAQATGPTAVRAGQTGRATGPTAPVGPGTAQSSPTHGHATPAGQPVTAPPTPGFGAPTPPAGLPYGTPPGTTTAATGPKPGSRRRNTVVAVVVAAVLGTGAGLGAMHFAGGGSGDDAAPPSPTLSARESATPGPSDGSSSGSSAGPSDAASPSDGTGGLADGPIPEGWKRVEDPAGFTIAVPEGWERRTEGTQIDYTPDEGGHRIRISLDPAPDFETPYTHMLEMEKNLRNRLPGYSRISLDENTFRDYPGSIWEFTWTETKDHPGERRGIDQMYFAGETGGPEYALYLTAPVDDWDDTRQLFDTMLRSWRPPASVE encoded by the coding sequence GTGCTCGCCGGGCGGTACCGGCTGGAGGACGTGCTGGGCCGGGGCGGCATGGGCAAGGTGTGGCGGGCGCAGGACGAACTGCTCCACCGCACCGTCGCCGTCAAGGAACTGACCGCCGGGCTGTACGTCGCGGAGGCCGACCGGCTCGTCCTGCACGCCCGTACCCGCAAGGAGGCGCGGGCCGCCGCCCGCATCAGCCACCCCGGTGTCGTCACCGTCCACGACGTGCTGGACCACGACGACCGCCCGTGGATCGTCATGCAGTACGTCGACGGGCCGTCACTCGCCGACTCCACCAAGGAGAACGGTGAGTCCACCCCGCACGAGGCGGCGCGGATCGGGCTCGGGGTGCTCGGCGCGCTGGGCGCCGCGCACGCCGCCGGAGTGCTGCACCGGGACGTCAAGCCCGGCAACGTGCTGCTCGCCCGCGACGGACAGATCCTTCTCACCGACTTCGGCATCGCCGCCATCGAGGGCGACTCGACCATCACCCGGACCGGCGAACTCATCGGCTCCATCGACTATCTGGCGCCCGAGCGGGTGCAGGGCCACGACCCCGGCCCCGCCTCCGACCTCTGGTCGCTCGGCGCCACGCTGTACGCGGCGATCGACGGCCGGTCGCCGTTCCGGCGCTCGTCCCCCATCGCGACCATGCAGGCGGTCGTCACCGACGAACCGTCGATCCCCCCGTCGGCCGGCACGCTCGGCCCGGTGATCGCCGCCCTGCTCTGCAAGGACCCGGCGGGCCGGCCCTCGGCCGCCGAGACCGAACGGATGCTCCGCTCCGTGCTGACCGGCCGCGAACCGCGCACCGCGCAGGTGTACGTGGACACGCGGCACTACCCGGGCGAGACCCGGAACGAGACGGCCCCGCAGGCGACGGCCGGTGGGACGGCGGCGCAGGCCACCGGGCCGACCGCCGTACGGGCGGGACAGACGGGTCGGGCGACCGGGCCGACCGCACCGGTGGGCCCCGGGACCGCGCAGAGCTCGCCCACCCACGGCCACGCCACCCCGGCCGGGCAGCCGGTGACGGCCCCGCCCACGCCCGGGTTCGGCGCCCCCACACCGCCGGCCGGCCTTCCGTACGGGACACCGCCGGGCACCACCACCGCGGCGACCGGGCCGAAGCCCGGATCGCGGCGGCGCAACACGGTGGTGGCCGTGGTGGTCGCCGCGGTGCTCGGCACCGGGGCCGGACTGGGCGCGATGCACTTCGCCGGTGGCGGCTCGGGCGACGACGCCGCGCCGCCCTCGCCGACGCTCAGTGCGAGGGAGTCCGCCACTCCGGGCCCCTCGGACGGCAGCTCCTCGGGTTCCTCGGCCGGCCCCTCCGACGCCGCCTCGCCGTCCGACGGCACCGGCGGACTGGCGGACGGCCCGATACCGGAGGGCTGGAAGCGGGTGGAGGACCCGGCCGGCTTCACCATCGCCGTACCCGAGGGCTGGGAACGCCGGACGGAAGGCACCCAGATCGACTACACCCCGGACGAGGGCGGGCACCGCATCCGCATCAGCCTTGACCCGGCGCCCGACTTCGAGACCCCGTACACCCACATGCTCGAGATGGAGAAGAACCTCAGGAACCGGCTGCCCGGGTACAGCCGCATCTCCCTGGACGAGAACACCTTCCGCGACTACCCCGGCTCGATCTGGGAGTTCACCTGGACCGAGACGAAGGACCATCCCGGGGAGCGGCGCGGCATCGACCAGATGTACTTCGCCGGCGAGACCGGAGGGCCGGAGTACGCGCTTTACCTGACCGCTCCGGTGGACGACTGGGACGACACCCGGCAACTGTTCGACACGATGCTCAGGAGCTGGCGCCCGCCCGCGTCCGTCGAGTGA